From Curtobacterium sp. SGAir0471, the proteins below share one genomic window:
- a CDS encoding isoprenyl transferase: MTGRVGWAGRGVLYRAYQRRIRRQIDGQAIPKHVAMIVDGNRRWAKQLGLESAAHGHRAGAAKIPEFLDWCDDLGIDVVTLYLLSADNLTGRGGEELEQLVGIIGDLAGTLAGHRDWRVQHVGSDEGLPAGLLGALADAEARSAAHTGLHVNLAVGYGGRREIADAMRSIVRAHGEGGGTLDTLAEVLTPELIGDHLYTQGQPDPDLVIRTSGEQRLSDFMLWQSAHSEFYFVEAFYPDLREVDFLRAVRDFGLRSRRFGG, translated from the coding sequence GTGACCGGCAGGGTGGGATGGGCAGGGCGCGGTGTCCTCTACCGCGCCTACCAGCGTCGTATCCGCCGGCAGATCGACGGTCAGGCGATCCCGAAGCACGTCGCCATGATCGTGGACGGCAACCGTCGCTGGGCGAAGCAGCTCGGGCTCGAGTCGGCCGCGCACGGCCACCGCGCGGGCGCCGCGAAGATCCCGGAGTTCCTCGACTGGTGCGACGACCTCGGCATCGACGTCGTCACGCTCTACCTGCTGTCCGCCGACAACCTGACCGGCCGCGGCGGCGAGGAGCTCGAGCAGCTCGTCGGGATCATCGGCGACCTCGCCGGGACGCTCGCCGGGCACCGCGACTGGCGGGTGCAGCACGTCGGCTCCGACGAGGGACTGCCGGCGGGCCTCCTCGGTGCGCTCGCCGACGCGGAGGCCCGGAGTGCGGCCCACACCGGCCTGCACGTCAACCTCGCGGTGGGCTACGGCGGCCGACGGGAGATCGCGGACGCCATGCGCAGCATCGTCCGGGCGCACGGCGAGGGCGGCGGCACGCTCGACACCCTGGCCGAGGTGCTGACGCCCGAACTCATCGGGGACCACCTGTACACCCAGGGCCAGCCGGACCCCGACCTGGTGATCCGGACCTCGGGGGAGCAGCGGCTCTCGGACTTCATGCTGTGGCAGAGCGCGCACAGCGAGTTCTACTTCGTCGAGGCCTTCTACCCGGACCTGCGCGAGGTCGACTTCCTGCGTGCGGTCCGCGACTTCGGTCTGCGGTCGCGGCGCTTCGGCGGCTGA
- a CDS encoding aminotransferase class V-fold PLP-dependent enzyme — protein MNIAEYAAGFDEESGYLDHAAFGPVQTAVLEEQRVLGTIQERMRFGAMETLDEQDARVRTVAARLVGRREDQVVSQTATTPGLLHTAFGLTGGVLVAADEYPSLPLALASAASATGGRVQPVVVESGAGWMTPSLVRERLTDDVTAVAVSLVDWQTGYLADLAAIREVIGDRLLVVDAIQGFGVVDAPYEVADVVATGGQKWLHAGWGTGFVAFSDRALGRLRPALSGPHGTTGWPTEVPSVKPGAAGYQMTRVDPVAQARMAVSLERLVSVGVAAVQERVADRVERVLDIADEFGLSVESSRDPRERAGIVVLRPPQGRLTALSAALHNHGVTATTRLGVARVSVFASTTDATLDMFRDACLSYATMQ, from the coding sequence GTGAACATCGCCGAGTACGCGGCGGGCTTCGACGAGGAGTCCGGCTACCTCGACCACGCCGCCTTCGGGCCCGTGCAGACCGCCGTGCTCGAGGAGCAGCGTGTCCTCGGCACGATCCAGGAGCGCATGCGCTTCGGCGCGATGGAGACGCTCGACGAGCAGGACGCCCGGGTGCGCACGGTCGCCGCCCGGCTCGTCGGCCGTCGCGAGGACCAGGTCGTCTCGCAGACCGCGACGACCCCCGGACTGCTGCACACCGCGTTCGGCCTGACCGGTGGGGTCCTCGTCGCTGCCGACGAGTACCCGTCCCTGCCGCTCGCACTCGCGAGCGCCGCGTCGGCCACCGGCGGTCGTGTGCAGCCCGTCGTGGTCGAGTCCGGTGCCGGCTGGATGACGCCGTCGCTCGTCCGGGAGCGCCTGACCGACGACGTCACCGCGGTCGCCGTGTCGCTGGTCGACTGGCAGACCGGGTACCTCGCCGACCTCGCCGCGATCCGGGAGGTCATCGGCGACCGCCTGCTCGTCGTCGACGCCATCCAGGGCTTCGGGGTCGTCGACGCCCCGTACGAGGTCGCCGACGTCGTCGCCACCGGCGGGCAGAAGTGGCTCCACGCCGGGTGGGGCACGGGCTTCGTCGCGTTCAGCGACCGGGCACTGGGCCGCCTGCGTCCGGCGCTGTCGGGACCGCACGGCACGACCGGGTGGCCGACCGAGGTGCCTTCGGTGAAGCCGGGTGCCGCGGGCTACCAGATGACGCGCGTCGACCCCGTCGCCCAGGCCCGTATGGCCGTGTCGCTCGAACGCCTCGTCTCCGTCGGGGTCGCGGCCGTGCAGGAGCGGGTCGCCGACCGGGTCGAGCGGGTCCTCGACATCGCCGACGAGTTCGGCCTGTCGGTCGAGTCGAGCCGGGACCCGCGCGAGCGTGCCGGCATCGTCGTGCTGCGTCCGCCGCAGGGCCGGCTCACCGCGCTGTCCGCCGCGCTGCACAACCACGGGGTGACCGCGACGACGCGGCTCGGGGTCGCACGGGTGTCGGTGTTCGCCTCGACCACGGACGCGACGCTCGACATGTTCCGCGACGCCTGCCTGTCCTACGCCACGATGCAGTAG
- a CDS encoding PhoH family protein, translating to MVVTSRNVSREPAQRPTADSSTSVAQRTYVLDTSVLLSDPRALFRFAEHAVVLPVVVVSELESKRNDPEIGYFARQALRLLDELRIEHERLDFPVALDDGGSFRVELNHSNQSVLPSGLQLGDNDSRILAVASNLANDGLDVVVVSKDLPLRVKASSIGMAAEEYRAELAVDSGYTGITDLQVSGEQMSDLYEHEEIRSSRLDGVPVNTGVVIHSERGSALGRVHEAGAVSLVRGDREVFGLRGRSAEQRLAIDALLDPEIGIVSLGGSAGTGKSALALCGGLEAVLERQQHKKIMVFRPLYAVGGQELGYLPGDASEKMNPWAQAVFDTLGALVSDNVLDEVVERGMLEVLPLTHIRGRSLHDAFVIVDEAQSLERNVLLTMLSRIGQNSRVVLTHDVAQRDNLRVGRHDGVASVIERLKGHPLFAHVTLTRSERSAIAALVTELLDSPDLG from the coding sequence GTGGTCGTGACCTCTCGTAACGTCTCTCGCGAACCCGCCCAGCGGCCCACCGCGGACTCGTCCACATCGGTCGCCCAACGCACGTACGTGCTCGACACCTCGGTGCTCCTCAGCGATCCGCGGGCCCTGTTCCGCTTCGCCGAGCACGCCGTGGTGCTGCCCGTGGTCGTCGTCAGCGAGCTCGAGTCCAAGCGCAACGACCCGGAGATCGGGTACTTCGCGCGGCAGGCACTCCGGCTGCTCGACGAACTGCGCATCGAGCACGAGCGACTCGACTTCCCCGTCGCACTCGACGACGGCGGGTCGTTCCGCGTCGAGCTGAACCACTCGAACCAGTCCGTCCTGCCGTCCGGGCTGCAGCTCGGCGACAACGACTCGCGCATCCTGGCGGTCGCGTCGAACCTGGCGAACGACGGGCTCGACGTGGTCGTCGTGTCGAAGGACCTGCCCTTGCGGGTGAAGGCGTCGTCGATCGGCATGGCTGCCGAGGAGTACCGTGCCGAGCTCGCCGTCGACTCGGGCTACACGGGCATCACCGACCTGCAGGTGTCCGGCGAGCAGATGAGCGACCTGTACGAGCACGAGGAGATCCGGTCCTCGCGGCTCGACGGCGTCCCCGTCAACACCGGAGTCGTCATCCACTCGGAGCGCGGGTCCGCCCTCGGACGGGTGCACGAGGCCGGTGCGGTGTCGCTCGTCCGCGGCGACCGAGAGGTCTTCGGCCTGCGCGGCCGCTCCGCCGAGCAGCGGCTCGCGATCGACGCCCTGCTCGACCCGGAGATCGGTATCGTGTCCCTCGGCGGCAGCGCCGGCACGGGCAAGTCGGCGCTCGCGCTCTGCGGCGGACTCGAGGCCGTGCTCGAACGGCAGCAGCACAAGAAGATCATGGTGTTCCGGCCGCTCTACGCGGTGGGCGGTCAGGAGCTCGGGTACCTGCCGGGTGACGCCTCCGAGAAGATGAACCCCTGGGCACAGGCCGTGTTCGACACCCTCGGTGCCCTGGTGTCCGACAACGTCCTCGACGAGGTGGTCGAGCGCGGGATGCTCGAGGTCCTGCCGCTGACGCACATCCGCGGACGGTCCCTGCACGACGCGTTCGTGATCGTCGACGAGGCGCAGTCCCTCGAACGGAACGTCCTGCTCACCATGCTGTCGCGCATCGGGCAGAACTCGCGCGTGGTGCTCACGCACGACGTCGCGCAGCGGGACAACCTGCGGGTGGGGCGGCACGACGGGGTCGCCTCGGTGATCGAGCGGCTCAAGGGGCACCCGCTGTTCGCCCACGTGACGCTGACCCGCTCGGAGCGGTCCGCGATCGCGGCGCTCGTGACCGAGCTGCTCGACTCGCCCGACCTCGGGTAG
- a CDS encoding class II fumarate hydratase: protein MTDTTATTATNGTPEGEYRIEHDTMGEVRVPASALYRAQTQRAVENFPISGSGLEPAQIVALARIKRAAAVVNGSLGIVDPAVADAIAQAADAIIGGEHHDQFPVDVYQTGSGTSSNMNMNEVLATLATRIAGTDVHPNDHVNASQSSNDVFPTSVHVAVTEALIRTLVPALEHLAESLEAKATLWADAVKSGRTHLMDATPVTLGQEFGGYARQVRLGIERVQATLPHVAEVPLGGTAVGTGINTPTGFPQQVIARLAEDTGLPITEALDHFEAQGARDALVEASGALKVIAVSLTKINNDLRWMGSGPNTGLGELHIPDLQPGSSIMPGKVNPVIPEATLMVAARVIGNDATIAWAGASGAFELNVAIPVMGTALLESIRLLANSSRVLADKTIDGLQANLERARAFAESSPSIVTPLNRVIGYEAAAKVAKYAVAEGITVREAVVALGHVERGEVTEEQLDSALDVLSMTHPN, encoded by the coding sequence GTGACCGACACCACCGCGACCACAGCCACGAACGGTACTCCCGAGGGCGAGTACCGCATCGAGCACGACACGATGGGCGAGGTCCGGGTCCCGGCCTCGGCCCTGTACCGTGCCCAGACCCAGCGCGCCGTCGAGAACTTCCCGATCTCGGGCAGCGGCCTCGAGCCGGCGCAGATCGTCGCCCTCGCGCGCATCAAGCGGGCCGCGGCGGTCGTCAACGGGTCCCTGGGGATCGTCGACCCGGCCGTCGCCGACGCCATCGCGCAGGCCGCGGACGCGATCATCGGCGGCGAGCACCACGACCAGTTCCCGGTCGACGTCTACCAGACCGGCAGCGGCACCTCGTCGAACATGAACATGAACGAGGTCCTGGCGACCCTGGCCACCCGCATCGCCGGCACGGACGTCCACCCGAACGACCACGTGAACGCGTCGCAGTCGTCGAACGACGTGTTCCCGACCTCGGTGCACGTCGCCGTGACCGAGGCCCTCATCCGCACGCTCGTCCCCGCACTCGAGCACCTGGCGGAGTCGCTCGAGGCCAAGGCGACGCTCTGGGCCGACGCCGTGAAGTCCGGGCGCACCCACCTGATGGACGCCACGCCGGTCACCCTCGGCCAGGAGTTCGGCGGCTACGCCCGCCAGGTCCGACTCGGCATCGAGCGCGTGCAGGCCACGCTCCCCCACGTCGCCGAGGTCCCGCTCGGCGGCACCGCGGTCGGCACCGGGATCAACACACCGACGGGCTTCCCGCAGCAGGTCATCGCCCGCCTCGCCGAGGACACGGGGCTGCCGATCACCGAAGCGCTCGACCACTTCGAGGCGCAGGGCGCGCGGGATGCCCTGGTCGAGGCGTCTGGTGCCCTCAAGGTCATCGCGGTCAGCCTGACGAAGATCAACAACGACCTGCGCTGGATGGGCTCGGGGCCGAACACGGGCCTCGGCGAACTGCACATCCCTGACCTGCAGCCCGGCTCGTCGATCATGCCCGGCAAGGTGAACCCGGTCATCCCCGAGGCCACGCTCATGGTCGCGGCACGGGTCATCGGCAACGACGCGACCATCGCCTGGGCCGGTGCGTCGGGAGCCTTCGAGCTCAACGTCGCCATCCCGGTGATGGGCACGGCGCTGCTCGAGTCGATCCGCCTGCTCGCGAACAGCTCGCGGGTGCTGGCCGACAAGACGATCGACGGGCTGCAGGCGAACCTCGAGCGCGCCCGCGCGTTCGCCGAGTCGTCGCCGTCGATCGTGACGCCGCTCAACCGCGTCATCGGCTACGAGGCCGCCGCGAAGGTCGCGAAGTACGCCGTCGCCGAGGGCATCACCGTCCGCGAGGCCGTCGTCGCCCTGGGCCACGTGGAGCGCGGCGAGGTCACCGAGGAGCAGCTGGACAGCGCACTCGACGTGCTGTCCATGACGCACCCGAACTGA
- a CDS encoding carbonic anhydrase, which translates to MPDRAASTPSDALRLLVEGNARFAADKRRTGRIDPDRRGELTGSQAPFATVLGCSDSRVPFEHVFDAGIGDLFAIRNAGQIVDDVVLGSIEFAVVALGTPLVVVLRHTKCGAVAAARSGEPVPAPHLQALVDAIAPSVEQVRATDAELPQESVGAAHLEATLRQVIERSGVVSDAIAEGRLAVVGATYDLGTGEVSVDTVVGEA; encoded by the coding sequence ATGCCCGACCGCGCCGCATCCACCCCGTCCGACGCCCTCCGCCTGCTCGTCGAGGGCAACGCCCGCTTCGCCGCCGACAAGCGCCGCACCGGCCGGATCGACCCGGACCGCCGCGGGGAGCTCACCGGCTCGCAGGCGCCCTTCGCGACGGTGCTCGGCTGCTCGGACTCGCGCGTGCCGTTCGAGCACGTCTTCGACGCCGGCATCGGTGACCTCTTCGCGATCCGGAACGCCGGGCAGATCGTCGACGACGTCGTGCTCGGGTCGATCGAGTTCGCGGTCGTCGCCCTCGGTACCCCGCTCGTCGTCGTGCTCCGGCACACGAAGTGCGGCGCCGTGGCCGCTGCCCGCTCCGGCGAGCCCGTGCCCGCGCCGCACCTGCAGGCCCTGGTCGACGCGATCGCGCCGAGCGTCGAGCAGGTCCGCGCCACCGACGCCGAGCTGCCGCAGGAGTCCGTCGGCGCCGCGCACCTCGAGGCCACGCTCCGCCAGGTGATCGAACGCTCCGGTGTCGTCTCCGACGCCATCGCCGAGGGCCGGCTCGCCGTCGTCGGCGCGACCTACGACCTGGGGACCGGCGAGGTCTCCGTCGACACCGTCGTCGGCGAGGCCTGA
- a CDS encoding DUF4245 domain-containing protein, with translation MTDPDGRPIVAELGRPETPEETWARKDAARRSRREHQTAFNLVLALIASLGIVLFLVAVVVRPDQTVDRSVDYQQVAAGADVPGVTLAAPDLPDGFTSNRADFQDKTSDGVRVWTVGLVTPDRQYIGLQQGIDANASWVANQLDQKPATGDRTIDGTKWTVYDRRDEGKDAGNHAYSLVHTFGRDTIVLSGTADDSSFTTVAKAVTEQLAN, from the coding sequence GTGACCGACCCCGACGGACGCCCGATCGTCGCCGAGCTCGGCCGCCCGGAGACCCCCGAGGAGACCTGGGCCCGCAAGGACGCCGCCCGCCGCAGCCGCCGCGAGCACCAGACCGCCTTCAACCTCGTCCTGGCGCTCATCGCGTCGCTCGGCATCGTGCTCTTCCTGGTCGCCGTCGTCGTCCGGCCCGACCAGACCGTCGACCGCTCGGTCGACTACCAGCAGGTGGCCGCCGGCGCGGACGTGCCCGGCGTGACGCTCGCGGCGCCCGACCTGCCCGACGGCTTCACCTCGAACCGCGCCGACTTCCAGGACAAGACGTCGGACGGCGTCCGGGTCTGGACCGTCGGCCTCGTCACGCCGGACCGCCAGTACATCGGCCTGCAGCAGGGCATCGATGCGAACGCGTCGTGGGTGGCGAACCAGCTCGACCAGAAGCCCGCCACCGGCGACCGCACGATCGACGGCACGAAGTGGACCGTGTACGACCGCCGTGACGAGGGCAAGGACGCCGGCAACCACGCGTACTCGCTCGTCCACACCTTCGGTCGCGACACCATCGTCCTGTCCGGCACCGCCGACGACTCGTCGTTCACGACCGTCGCGAAGGCCGTCACCGAGCAACTCGCGAACTGA
- a CDS encoding exodeoxyribonuclease VII small subunit has protein sequence MSSQQEPVPSDVQSLSYEAARDELVRVVSELEQGSATLERSLALWERGEALAARCEEWLVGARARLDAARAASTGEGTPDAPTDQDGAAR, from the coding sequence GTGTCATCCCAGCAGGAACCCGTGCCGTCCGACGTGCAGTCGCTGAGCTACGAGGCAGCGCGCGACGAACTCGTGCGCGTCGTCAGCGAGCTGGAGCAGGGGTCCGCGACACTCGAGCGTTCGCTCGCCCTCTGGGAGCGTGGCGAAGCACTCGCGGCCCGCTGCGAGGAGTGGCTCGTCGGCGCACGTGCCCGCCTGGACGCCGCCCGCGCCGCGTCGACCGGCGAGGGCACCCCGGACGCCCCGACGGACCAGGACGGAGCGGCACGGTGA
- the xseA gene encoding exodeoxyribonuclease VII large subunit — protein sequence MAIEQGPPTADNPWPVALLGAKLRDWIDRLGTAWVEGEITQWNVAGGNVYGKLKDVEVDATVSFSIWSSVRSRVPADLGQGARVVAAVKPNYWVKGGSLTMQVVEMKHVGLGDLLERLERLRRTLAEEGLFDPSRKKRLPFLPHRIGLITGKDSDAEKDVKRNAQLRWPQVEFRTVHTAVQGERAVGEVTAAIVELDADPTVDVIIVARGGGDFQNLLGFSDEGLVRTAAAATTPIVSAIGHEADRPILDEVADLRASTPTDAAKRVVPDVAEELANVRQARARLGLRLSHTLSVEADRIAALRSRPALASTAWLVDTRAEEVARDLSRARELLDRRLERSHSEVGHLTGRLRALSPRDTLRRGYAIVQRKDGGVVRGTEDLDGVTPVHVTLGAGTATGTLEPEGPGPDGSGADASAP from the coding sequence ATGGCGATCGAACAGGGCCCGCCGACGGCCGACAACCCGTGGCCCGTCGCCCTGCTCGGCGCGAAGCTCCGCGACTGGATCGACCGGCTCGGCACCGCCTGGGTCGAGGGTGAGATCACCCAGTGGAACGTCGCCGGCGGCAACGTGTACGGCAAGCTCAAGGACGTCGAGGTCGACGCGACCGTGTCGTTCTCGATCTGGTCGAGCGTGCGGTCGCGGGTGCCGGCCGACCTGGGGCAGGGCGCCCGGGTCGTCGCCGCGGTCAAGCCGAACTACTGGGTCAAGGGCGGCTCGCTGACGATGCAGGTCGTCGAGATGAAGCACGTCGGGCTCGGTGACCTGCTCGAACGGCTGGAGCGGCTCCGCCGGACCCTGGCGGAGGAGGGGCTGTTCGACCCCTCCCGCAAGAAGCGTCTGCCGTTCCTGCCGCACCGCATCGGCCTCATCACGGGCAAGGACTCCGACGCCGAGAAGGACGTCAAGCGGAACGCGCAGCTGCGTTGGCCGCAGGTCGAGTTCCGCACCGTGCACACGGCGGTGCAGGGCGAACGCGCCGTCGGCGAGGTCACCGCCGCGATCGTCGAGCTCGACGCCGACCCCACGGTCGACGTCATCATCGTCGCCCGGGGCGGCGGCGACTTCCAGAACCTGCTCGGCTTCAGCGACGAGGGGCTCGTCCGGACCGCCGCTGCCGCCACGACGCCGATCGTCTCGGCGATCGGGCACGAGGCCGACCGCCCGATCCTCGACGAGGTCGCCGACCTGCGCGCCTCCACCCCGACGGACGCCGCGAAGCGCGTGGTGCCCGACGTGGCCGAGGAACTCGCCAACGTGCGGCAGGCCCGGGCGCGGCTCGGCCTCCGGCTCTCGCACACCCTGTCGGTCGAGGCCGACCGGATCGCAGCGCTCCGGTCCCGCCCGGCACTGGCGTCGACCGCGTGGCTCGTCGACACCCGGGCAGAGGAGGTCGCCCGCGACCTGTCCCGTGCCCGCGAGTTGCTCGACCGACGGCTCGAGCGCTCGCACAGCGAGGTCGGGCACCTGACCGGACGGCTCCGTGCGCTCTCGCCGCGGGACACCCTGCGCCGCGGGTACGCGATCGTGCAGCGGAAGGACGGCGGTGTCGTGCGCGGGACCGAGGACCTCGACGGCGTGACCCCGGTTCACGTCACGCTCGGTGCCGGCACGGCGACGGGCACGCTGGAGCCGGAGGGTCCCGGGCCGGACGGCTCCGGCGCGGACGCCTCGGCACCGTAG
- a CDS encoding 4-hydroxy-3-methylbut-2-enyl diphosphate reductase codes for MTITNGRTVPLAPPRVHAARGRLRDEPVAGTKKVLLAAPRGYCAGVDRAVVAVEKALEQYGEPVYVRKQIVHNVHVVSTLEQRGAVFVDDVAEVPRGAHVVFSAHGVSPAVVAGAAERDLHAIDATCPLVTKVHREATRFAKADRTIILIGHAGHEEVEGTMGHAPERTILVNGPEEVAALEVPDPDNLVWLSQTTLSVDETMETVRLLRERFPSIENPPSDDICYATQNRQVAVKKVAPDADLVIVVGSANSSNSVRLVDVALEYGAAAAHRVDYAEEIRQDWLDGVRTVGVTSGASVPEELVTEVLEQLADAGYGTVEEVVTAHEDLMFSLPKELRTDASGKPTRALGGRRS; via the coding sequence GTGACGATCACCAACGGCCGCACGGTCCCGCTCGCCCCGCCCCGGGTGCACGCAGCGCGCGGTCGCCTGCGGGACGAGCCGGTCGCCGGCACCAAGAAGGTCCTGCTCGCCGCCCCCCGCGGCTACTGCGCGGGCGTCGACCGCGCCGTGGTCGCGGTCGAGAAGGCGCTCGAGCAGTACGGCGAACCCGTCTACGTGCGGAAGCAGATCGTCCACAACGTCCACGTCGTCTCCACGCTCGAGCAGCGCGGTGCGGTGTTCGTCGACGACGTCGCCGAGGTCCCGCGCGGCGCCCACGTCGTCTTCAGCGCCCACGGCGTCTCGCCCGCCGTCGTGGCCGGTGCCGCCGAGCGCGACCTGCACGCCATCGACGCGACCTGTCCCCTCGTCACCAAGGTCCACCGCGAGGCCACCCGCTTCGCGAAGGCGGACCGCACGATCATCCTCATCGGTCATGCCGGCCACGAGGAGGTCGAGGGCACCATGGGCCACGCCCCCGAGCGCACGATCCTGGTCAACGGCCCCGAGGAGGTCGCGGCGCTCGAGGTCCCCGACCCCGACAACCTCGTCTGGCTCTCGCAGACCACGCTGAGCGTCGACGAGACGATGGAGACCGTCCGGCTGCTCCGCGAGCGGTTCCCGTCGATCGAGAACCCGCCGTCGGACGACATCTGCTACGCCACGCAGAACCGCCAGGTCGCGGTGAAGAAGGTCGCACCGGACGCCGACCTCGTCATCGTCGTCGGCTCGGCGAACTCGTCGAACAGCGTGCGACTCGTCGACGTCGCCCTCGAGTACGGTGCAGCCGCCGCCCACCGCGTCGACTACGCCGAGGAGATCCGCCAGGACTGGCTCGACGGCGTCCGCACGGTGGGCGTGACCAGTGGCGCCTCGGTGCCCGAGGAACTCGTCACCGAGGTGCTCGAGCAGCTCGCGGACGCCGGGTACGGCACCGTGGAAGAGGTCGTGACGGCGCACGAGGACCTCATGTTCTCACTCCCCAAGGAGCTCCGCACCGACGCCTCGGGCAAGCCCACCCGCGCGCTCGGCGGGCGGCGCTCGTGA
- a CDS encoding DUF6264 family protein, translated as MDDTALGREARPASAAPATGRRDGRVHGTPAPEYGEYAPAGWVNPVLVEQERQAAQDRGRDEAQRQDAATRRAPDPTGSGPDGRDARRTHGPGSPRGSSAAPTSATTSPYGASRLDFVLTVGLLFVGLWSVFGALSTGTVASVTREYVAGQFGEMSSPAALSSAAVVRVVILAVVFALVAWWSVRRLRARRWTFWVPLVGGVVASALGAVPMLVVVFQDPAVQEAIRRASGG; from the coding sequence GTGGACGATACCGCGCTCGGCCGGGAGGCCCGCCCCGCGTCCGCCGCGCCGGCCACCGGTCGACGGGACGGCCGGGTCCACGGCACGCCGGCACCCGAGTACGGCGAGTACGCGCCCGCGGGGTGGGTGAACCCGGTGCTGGTCGAGCAGGAGCGGCAGGCGGCCCAGGACCGAGGTCGGGACGAAGCGCAGCGGCAGGACGCCGCCACGCGTCGCGCACCCGATCCGACCGGGTCGGGTCCCGACGGGCGTGACGCCCGACGGACGCACGGACCCGGGTCCCCTCGTGGTTCGAGTGCCGCTCCCACCTCCGCGACGACGAGCCCCTACGGCGCCTCGCGGCTCGACTTCGTGCTCACCGTCGGGCTGCTGTTCGTCGGCCTCTGGTCCGTCTTCGGCGCGCTGTCCACCGGCACGGTCGCGAGCGTCACCCGTGAGTACGTGGCGGGGCAGTTCGGCGAGATGTCCTCGCCCGCTGCCCTGTCCTCCGCCGCGGTCGTCCGCGTGGTGATCCTCGCAGTGGTCTTCGCCCTGGTCGCCTGGTGGTCGGTCCGACGCCTGCGTGCCCGCCGCTGGACGTTCTGGGTGCCGTTGGTCGGCGGGGTCGTCGCGAGCGCGCTCGGCGCCGTGCCGATGCTCGTCGTGGTGTTCCAGGACCCCGCCGTGCAGGAGGCGATCCGTCGGGCGTCCGGCGGGTAG
- a CDS encoding M18 family aminopeptidase, giving the protein MTTDAIASSFAQYVTESPTAFHAAAVARDQLVAAGFTELSELDAWPTEAGAYVVVRDGAVIAWRLPSGATPTTPFRILGAHTDSPGFRIKPNPAVRVGGWEQLNVEVYGGALLSTWFDRDLRIAGRVVDADGSVRLVSTDAVARIPNLAIHLDRGVNDGKEIDRQRHTLPVVGTDGTAGGTDVLAWLRGRLGDDAVSWDLFLADTQAPARIGIDREFLASGRMDNLTSVHAGLRGIIDAPADGDHVPLFAAFDHEEIGSSTPSGAGGPFLEDVLGRVQEGLGATRSEAARAFRASWLLSSDAGHLVHPNQPEKHDPTNRPRPGGGPLLKISANQRYMTEAKGEAVWSAACDAAGVSWQPFVNVNTIPGGSTIGPIAATRLGIPTIDIGVGLLSMHSVRELVHVDDLAALHGAVAAFLAG; this is encoded by the coding sequence GTGACCACCGACGCCATCGCCTCCTCGTTCGCCCAGTACGTCACCGAGTCCCCCACCGCGTTCCATGCGGCCGCGGTCGCGCGTGACCAGCTCGTCGCGGCAGGGTTCACGGAGCTGTCGGAGCTCGACGCCTGGCCGACCGAGGCGGGAGCGTACGTGGTCGTCCGCGACGGCGCCGTCATCGCGTGGCGTCTGCCCTCGGGTGCCACCCCGACCACCCCGTTCCGCATCCTCGGTGCCCACACCGACTCCCCCGGCTTCCGCATCAAGCCGAACCCGGCCGTGCGCGTCGGCGGGTGGGAGCAGCTCAACGTCGAGGTCTACGGCGGGGCGCTCCTCTCGACGTGGTTCGACCGCGACCTCCGCATCGCCGGGCGCGTGGTCGACGCCGACGGCTCGGTGCGCCTGGTGTCGACCGACGCCGTCGCCCGGATCCCGAACCTCGCGATCCACCTCGACCGCGGCGTGAACGACGGCAAGGAGATCGACCGCCAGCGCCACACGCTGCCGGTCGTCGGCACGGACGGCACCGCCGGCGGCACCGACGTGCTCGCCTGGCTCCGCGGCCGGCTCGGCGACGACGCGGTCTCGTGGGACCTCTTCCTCGCGGACACCCAGGCGCCGGCTCGGATCGGCATCGACCGGGAGTTCCTCGCCTCCGGCCGGATGGACAACCTGACGAGCGTGCACGCCGGGCTCCGCGGCATCATCGACGCACCGGCCGACGGTGACCACGTGCCGCTGTTCGCGGCGTTCGACCACGAGGAGATCGGCTCGTCGACCCCGTCCGGCGCCGGCGGGCCGTTCCTCGAGGACGTCCTCGGCCGCGTGCAGGAGGGGCTCGGTGCGACGCGGTCCGAGGCCGCTCGTGCCTTCCGCGCCTCGTGGCTGCTCTCCAGCGACGCCGGGCACCTCGTGCACCCGAACCAGCCCGAGAAGCACGACCCCACGAACCGCCCGCGTCCGGGCGGCGGCCCGCTCCTGAAGATCAGCGCGAACCAGCGCTACATGACCGAGGCGAAGGGCGAGGCCGTCTGGTCCGCCGCGTGCGACGCCGCCGGGGTCTCCTGGCAGCCGTTCGTCAACGTGAACACGATCCCCGGCGGCTCGACCATCGGTCCGATCGCGGCGACGCGACTCGGCATCCCGACGATCGACATCGGCGTCGGCCTGCTGTCCATGCACTCGGTCCGTGAGCTCGTGCACGTGGACGACCTCGCCGCGCTGCACGGCGCCGTCGCGGCCTTCCTCGCCGGGTAG